The following are encoded together in the Humulus lupulus chromosome 5, drHumLupu1.1, whole genome shotgun sequence genome:
- the LOC133834067 gene encoding expansin-like B1: MEFTSEKQLCALLGILVLFPALCASTATFTASRATSYGSPDGYGTRSGACGFGEYGRVVNNGYVSAVSRALYKDGAGCGACYKVRCKNPHLCSYDGVDIVVTDYGEGDRTDFILSPRAFKKLALPNEDKKLLNYGVVEVEYKRISCKYPTHKDKVTYKINEKSNHPYYLALSVLYVSGQNDITAVELWQEDTKQWKPMRRAYGAVWDMTNPPRGPITLRFKATTSYGYTYWVRSNNAIPKVWKAGAAYEASVKLITK, translated from the exons ATGGAGTTTACGAGTGAGAAACAACTATGTGCTCTGCTTGGTATTCTGGTGCTTTTCCCTGCGTTATGTGCCTCTACCGCTACGTTTACAGCTTCAAGAGCCACCTCTTATGGCAGCCCGGACGGCTATGGGACTCGAA GTGGAGCTTGTGGATTTGGCGAATATGGAAGAGTCGTCAATAATGGCTATGTATCAGCAGTTTCTAGGGCACTGTACAAGGATGGTGCTGGTTGTGGGGCATGCTATAAG GTCAGGTGCAAAAATCCTCACCTTTGCAGCTATGATGGAGTGGACATAGTAGTGACTGATTACGGGGAAGGTGACAGAACTGATTTCATCCTCAGCCCAAGAGCCTTTAAAAAGTTGGCTCTTCCAAACGAAGACAAAAAGTTGCTCAATTATGGCGTGGTTGAAGTAGAATACAAGAGGATCTCTTGCAAGTACCCAACTCACAAGGACAAGGTCACCTACAAGATCAATGAAAAGAGCAATCATCCCTACTACTTGGCTTTAAGTGTTTTATATGTGAGCGGCCAAAACGACATCACAGCAGTTGAATTGTGGCAG GAGGATACCAAACAGTGGAAGCCCATGCGCAGAGCCTATGGGGCAGTCTGGGACATGACAAATCCACCAAGGGGACCGATCACCTTGAGGTTCAAAGCTACAACCAGTTATGGGTACACTTACTGGGTTCGCTCTAACAATGCCATACCCAAAGTTTGGAAGGCTGGGGCTGCTTATGAGGCCTCTGTTAAGCTCATTACTAAATAA